The following are encoded in a window of Periplaneta americana isolate PAMFEO1 chromosome 13, P.americana_PAMFEO1_priV1, whole genome shotgun sequence genomic DNA:
- the LOC138711772 gene encoding piggyBac transposable element-derived protein 4-like, with amino-acid sequence MAYLNDGAIYEELMLEDPRDPNEHSSDEDDVVITDNVQEDLNSVHSDTELQDDLQNSELISEEETPPEKQPRHSDPSSKPSSSTACHVLVPSRTSVKGKNGYRWSTVAPVKFGRTPKRNIVVSIPGPKGNAKHVKTPLSSFLLFLDNDILETIIQCTNEEIERQRLNYSDDQRNLGIITYDELLALLGLYIYFGAHKSSQVSTELLWHKMRGLRITETVMSQRRFRFLTNCLRFDEKSTRSERKQLDSFAAIRDVWNRFEEKCRMLYNPGSYCTIDEQLLAFRGKCPFRMYIPNKPAKYGIKTVMCCDAKTGYMLTAIPYTGKTMNTNGKPLAEFFVEELSKPIHGTNRNITVDNWFSSIPLFKAMAQRKLTMVGTLRKNKPQIPKEMIDIRERNENTSMFAFDNELVLLSYVPKKGKYVLLLSNMHQGASVSESGLPEIIEFYNSTKGGVDMFDQMCSTYSCNRKTQRWPLCVFYGIINSSCLNAYVILRHNMTTVGAHVQPREMFLLSLGEAMMTPWMEKRLVMQNLPRLIRENIADQLGKNVPETSTTLQGEGAKRRCHLCPRSKDRKSKIQCSECKRTVCQDHKVSLCLQCKR; translated from the coding sequence ATGGCTTATTTGAACGATGGTGCAATATACGAAGAACTTATGCTTGAAGATCCTCGTGATCCTAATGAACATTCTTCAGACGAAGATGATGTAGTGATTACTGATAACGTGCAAGAAGACTTGAACTCGGTTCATAGTGACACTGAACTACAGGACGACTTACAGAACAGTGAATTGATAAGTGAAGAGGAAACTCCTCCTGAAAAACAACCTAGGCATTCAGACCCATCTTCTAAACCAAGTAGTTCCACAGCATGTCACGTTCTCGTTCCTTCTAGAACTAGTGTCAAAGGGAAGAATGGATATCGTTGGTCGACAGTTGCTCCAGTGAAATTTGGGCGCACTCCTAAGCGAAACATAGTAGTGTCTATTCCGGGACCAAAAGGAAATGCGAAGCATGTGAAAACTCCGCTTAGTTCTTTTCTGCTGTTTTTGGATAATGATATTTTAGAGACTATTATTCAGTGCACTAATGAAGAAATTGAACGCCAGAGACTGAATTATTCTGATGATCAACGAAACCTGGGTATCATTACATACGATGAATTACTTGCACTTTTGgggctttatatttattttggtgCTCACAAATCAAGCCAAGTTTCAACAGAGTTACTTTGGCACAAAATGAGAGGTCTGCGCATTACTGAAACAGTCATGTCACAAAGAAGATTTAGATTTCTGACAAATTGTCTCCGCTTTGACGAAAAATCAACACGATCCGAAAGAAAACAACTGGATTCCTTTGCTGCTATTAGGGATGTTTGGAATAGGTTTGAAGAGAAGTGTCGCATGCTTTACAACCCCGGTAGCTACTGCACAATTGACGAACAATTGCTTGCGTTCAGAGGCAAGTGTCCTTTTCGCATGTACATTCCTAATAAACCAGCCAAATATGGTATAAAGACAGTGATGTGTTGTGATGCAAAAACCGGCTACATGCTCACTGCAATACCTTATACCGGAAAGACAATGAATACAAATGGCAAACCACTTGCTGAATTCTTTGTTGAAGAGCTCTCAAAGCCAATACATGGCACCAATAGAAACATTACAGTTGACAACTGGTTCAGCTCTATTCCATTATTCAAGGCTATGGCACAACGTAAATTGACAATGGTGGGCACGCTGAGGAAAAACAAACCACAAATCCCTAAGGAAATGATAGACATTAGAGAAAGAAACGAGAATACAAGTATGTTTGCCTTTGATAACGAACTCGTCCTTTTGTCGTATGTTCCAAAGAAAGGAAAGTATGTACTACTTCTTTCTAATATGCATCAAGGAGCTTCTGTATCCGAGTCAGGACTTCCTGagataattgaattttataattCAACCAAAGGTGGAGTTGACATGTTCGATCAGATGTGTAGCACCTACAGCTGCAATAGGAAGACACAGAGATGGCCACTATGTGTCTTCTATGGTATAATCAACTCATCATGCTTGAATGCCTATGTCATACTACGCCACAACATGACAACAGTTGGAGCTCACGTGCAACCCAGGGAAATGTTTCTTCTGTCTTTGGGGGAAGCAATGATGACTCCATGGATGGAAAAGCGTCTTGTGATGCAGAATCTACCACGTCTCATCAGAGAAAACATTGCTGATCAACTAGGCAAAAACGTTCCTGAGACATCAACCACGCTTCAAGGAGAAGGAGCGAAACGTCGGTGTCATCTTTGTCCTCGAAGCAAGGACCGCAAAAGCAAGATACAGTGCAGTGAATGTAAGCGTACTGTTTGCCAAGATCACAAAGTTTCGTTATGCCTGCAGTGCAAACGTTAA